One Vitis vinifera cultivar Pinot Noir 40024 chromosome 8, ASM3070453v1 genomic window carries:
- the LOC132254147 gene encoding protein FAR1-RELATED SEQUENCE 5-like produces the protein MNNKKPLSVITDGDKAMRKAIKRIFPDSCHRLCAWHIQRNAFTNVHVKDFTNHFSKCMFMEGTVEEFECAWNDMLEMFNLQGHKWVTDIYAKHSRWAETYLRGHFFAGMKRTQRCESMNAYLNRFLKTRLNLFEFVKHFDRALSRICHNEAKVEFETHHSSAILTTKLYALEKYAGTIFTRQSFLKFKDEMKNAELFFPDSTENHGGYRVHTLTKFRSPNKIWKVCYGNSDRSIKCTCMMFESVGFPSPHMIVVMKIEHLEEIPETCIMKRWSKLAKETVQVHHDNESQGDATNIIRYGALSSMCSWMSYFASQSKKAFKEARCEIQRLTYQMEELCKNSAEESEREDLKATKHHVRDPIIVKTKGNPGNLKDKFKKPRHCGKCKKVEHTVRKCLEFINTHNAFINIEDSIEDMVCSNTIH, from the coding sequence ATGAATAACAAGAAGCCTCTTTCTGTTATTACTGATGGGGATAAAGCAATGCGTAAAGCCATTAAGAGGATATTTCCAGACTCTTGTCATCGATTATGTGCTTGGCATATACAACGCAATGCATTCACTAATGTCCATGTCAAAGATTTtactaatcatttttctaagtGCATGTTCATGGAAGGCACagttgaagaatttgaatgtGCATGGAATGACATGTTGGAAATGTTTAATCTTCAAGGACATAAGTGGGTAACAGATATATATGCTAAGCATTCTAGATGGGCAGAGACTTATTTAAGGGGGCATTTCTTTGCTGGTATGAAAAGAACACAAAGGTGTGAGAGCATGAATGCATACTTGAATCGTTTCCTTAAAACTCGTTTGAATCTGTTTGAGTTTGTCAAGCATTTTGATAGAGCACTCTCACGTATTTGTCATAATGAGGCAAAGGTAGAGTTTGAGACACACCATTCTTCAGCTATTCTAACAACCAAACTCTATGCACTTGAGAAATATGCAGGGACTATTTTCACAAGGCaatcttttctaaaatttaaggATGAGATGAAGAATGCAGAATTGTTTTTCCCTGACAGTACAGAAAATCATGGAGGTTATCGTGTCCATACATTGACCAAGTTTAGAAGCCCTAACAAGATTTGGAAAGTATGTTATGGTAATAGTGATCGGTCTATAAAATGTACTTGTATGATGTTTGAGTCAGTTGGTTTTCCATCTCCCCACATGATTGTTGTAATGAAGATAGAACACCTTGAAGAAATACCTGAGACTTGTATTATGAAAAGGTGGTCTAAGTTAGCAAAGGAAACGGTCCAAGTTCATCATGACAATGAAAGTCAAGGTGATGCGACTAACATCATACGATATGGTGCACTCAGCTCTATGTGCTCATGGATGTCTTATTTTGCATCTCAATCGAAAAAAGCTTTTAAAGAGGCTAGATGTGAAATACAAAGACTCACTTATCAAATGGAAGAACTTTGTAAAAATTCAGCGGAAGAAAGTGAACGAGAAGATTTGAAAGCTACAAAACACCATGTTCGAGATCCTATCATTGTGAAGACGAAAGGTAATCCAGGTAACTTAAAAGACAAATTTAAGAAACCAAGGCATTGTGGGAAATGTAAGAAAGTAGAACACACTGTTCGAAAATGCCTAGAGTTCATCAACACTCACAATGCATTTATCAACATTGAAGATTCAATTGAAGATATGGTATGTTCAAACACCATTcactaa